One region of Bubalus bubalis isolate 160015118507 breed Murrah chromosome 15, NDDB_SH_1, whole genome shotgun sequence genomic DNA includes:
- the EXOSC4 gene encoding exosome complex component RRP41, protein MAGLELLSDQGYRVDGRRAGELRKIQARMGVFAQADGSAYIEQGNTKALAVVYGPHEIRGSRARALPDRALVNCQYSSATFSTGERKRRPHGDRKSCEMGLQLRQTFEAAILTQLHPRSQIDVYVQVLQADGGTYAACVNAATLAVLDAGIPMRDFVCACSAGFVDGTALADLSHVEEAAGGPQLALALLPASGQIALLEMDARLHEDHLEQVLEAAARASRDVHTVLDRVVRQHVQEASVLLGD, encoded by the exons ATGGCTGGGCTGGAGCTCCTATCGGACCAGGGCTACCGAGTGGACGGGCGGCGCGCTGGGGAGCTGCGCAAGATCCAGGCGCGGATGGGTGTATTCGCGCAGGCCGACGGTTCGGCCTACATCGAACAGGGCAACACCAAGGCACTGGCGGTGGTCTACGGGCCTCACGAG aTCCGAGGCTCCCGGGCACGAGCCCTGCCTGACCGGGCCCTGGTAAACTGTCAGTACAGTTCTGCAACCTTCAGCACGGGGGAACGCAAGCGGCGGCCACACGGGGACCGCAAGTCCTGCGAGATGGGTCTGCAGCTGCGTCAGACCTTCGAGGCAGCCATCCTTACACAGCTGCACCCACGCTCCCAGATTGACGTCTATGTGCAG GTGCTGCAGGCAGACGGTGGGACCTATGCAGCTTGTGTGAATGCAGCCACGCTGGCAGTGTTGGATGCAGGGATACCCATGCGGGACtttgtgtgtgcctgctcagctggCTTTGTGGATGGAACAGCCTTGGCAGACCTCAGCCACGTGGAGGAAGCAGCTGGGGGCCCCCAGCTGGCCCTGGCCTTGCTACCAGCCTCAGGCCAGATTGCACTGCTTGAGATGGATGCCAGGCTGCATGAGGACCACCTGGAGCAGGTGCTAGAGGCAGCTGCCCGGGCTTCCCGGGATGTACACACCGTACTGGACCGTGTGGTCCGGCAGCATGTACAAGAGGCCTCTGTCTTGCTGGGGGACTGA
- the GPAA1 gene encoding glycosylphosphatidylinositol anchor attachment 1 protein isoform X4, whose translation MGLLSDPVRRRALARLVLRLNAPLWALPVAWLERTMRSVGLEVYTQSFSRKLPFPDETHERYMVSGINVYGILRAPRAASTESLVLTVPCGPDSTNSQAVGLMLALAAHFRGQIYWAKDIIFLVTEHDLLGTEAWLEAYHDVNVTGMQSTPLQGRAGAIQAAVALELSSDVVTSLDVAVEGLNGQLPNLDLLNLFQTFCQKGGLLCTLQGKLQPQDWTSIDGPLQSVQTLLLMVLQQASGRPHGAHGLFLRYRVEALTLRGINSFRQYKYDLVAVGKALEGMFRKLNHLLERLHQSFFFYLLPALSRFVSIGLYMPAAGFLLLVLGLKALELWMQLHEAGVGPEEAGESPPHPPTQGVGLASLVAPLLVSQAMGLALYILPVLGQHVATQHFPVAEAEAVVLTLLAIYAAGLALPHNTHRVVSTQAPDRGWMALKLVALIYLALQLACITLTNFSLGFLLAASMVPAAAITKPSGPRALYAALLVLTSPAATLLGSLFLWRELQEAPLSLAEGWQLFLAALAQGVLEHHTYGALLFPLLALGLYPCWLLFWNVLFWK comes from the exons ATGGGCCTCCTGTCGGACCCGGTGCGCCGGCGCGCCCTCGCCCGTCTCGTGCTGCGCCTCAACGCGCCGCTCTG GGCTCTGCCAGTGGCCTGGCTGGAGCGGACGATGCGGTCAGTGGGGCTGGAGGTCTACACGCAGAGTTTCTCCCGGAAACTGCCCTTTCCAGATGAGACCCACGAGCGCTAT ATGGTGTCGGGCATCAACGTGTATGGCATCCTCCGGGCACCTCGCGCTGCCAGCACGGAGTCCCTGGTGCTCACCGTGCCCTGTGGCCCTGACTCTACCAACAGCCAGGCTGTCGGGTTGATGCTGGCTCTTGCTGCCCACTTCCGGG GGCAGATTTACTGGGCCAAAGACATCATCTTCCTGGTGACAGAACACGACCTCCTGGGCACTGAGGCTTGGCTTGAAGCCTACCACGACGTCAACGTCACTG GTATGCAGTCAACGCCCCTGCAGGGCCGGGCTGGGGCCATCCAGGCAGCTGTGGCCCTGGAGCTGAGCAGCGATGTGGTCACTAGCCTCGACGTGGCCGTGGAGGGGCTCAATGGACAGCTGCCCAACCTGGACCTGCTCAACCTCTTCCAGACCTTCTGCCAGAAAGGGGGGCTGTTGTGCACACTGCAGGGCAAG CTGCAACCCCAGGACTGGACCTCAATAGATGGGCCACTGCAGAGTGTACAAACGCTGCTGCTCATGGTTCTGCAGCAGGCCTCCGGCCGCCCCCACGGTGCCCATGGCCTCTTCCTGCGCTACCGCGTGGAGGCCTTGACCCTCCGTGGCATCAATAGCTTCCGCCAGTATAAGTATGATCTGGTGGCAGTGGGCAA GGCTCTGGAGGGCATGTTCCGCAAGCTCAACCATCTTCTGGAGCGCCTGCACCAGTCCTTCTTCTTCTACCTGCTCCCTGCGCTCTCCCGCTTCGTCTCCATCGGCCTCTACATGCCGGCCGCCGGTTTTTTGCTCCTGGTCCTCGGTCTCAAG GCTCTGGAACTGTGGATGCAGCTGCATGAGGCTGGAGTGGGTCCTGAGGAGGCTGGGGAGAGTCCCCCCCACCCTCCAACACAG GGCGTGGGGCTGGCCTCGCTTGTGGCACCCTTGCTGGTCTCCCAGGCCATGGGCCTGGCACTCTACATCCTACCAGTGCTGGGTCAACACGTGGCCACCCAGCACTTCCCCGTGGCTGAGGCCGAGGCTGTGGTGCTGACGCTGCTGGCCATCTATGCAGCTGGTCTGGCCCTGCCACACAACACCCACCG GGTGGTGAGCACACAGGCCCCAGACAGGGGCTGGATGGCGCTGAAGCTGGTGGCCCTCATCTACCTGGCACTACAACTGGCCTGCATCACCCTCACCAActtctctctgggcttcctacTGGCCGCCAGCATGGTACCCGCTGCTGCCATTACCAAGCCCTCTGGGCCCCG gGCGCTCTACGCTGCCCTGCTGGTGCTGACGAGCCCAGCAGCTACACTCCTGGGCAGCTTGTTCCTGTGGCGGGAGCTGCAGGAGGCACCACTCTCCCTGGCTGAGGGCTGGCAGCTCTTCCTGGCCGCGCTGGCCCAGGGCGTGCTGGAGCACCACACCTACGGCGCCCTGCTCTTCCCGCTGCTGGCTCTGGGCCTCTACCCCTGCTGGCTGCTCTTCTGGAACGTGCTCTTCTGGAAGTGA
- the GPAA1 gene encoding glycosylphosphatidylinositol anchor attachment 1 protein isoform X3 — MGLLSDPVRRRALARLVLRLNAPLWALPVAWLERTMRSVGLEVYTQSFSRKLPFPDETHERYMVSGINVYGILRAPRAASTESLVLTVPCGPDSTNSQAVGLMLALAAHFRGQIYWAKDIIFLVTEHDLLGTEAWLEAYHDVNVTGMQSTPLQGRAGAIQAAVALELSSDVVTSLDVAVEGLNGQLPNLDLLNLFQTFCQKGGLLCTLQGKLQPQDWTSIDGPLQSVQTLLLMVLQQASGRPHGAHGLFLRYRVEALTLRGINSFRQYKYDLVAVGKALEGMFRKLNHLLERLHQSFFFYLLPALSRFVSIGLYMPAAGFLLLVLGLKALELWMQLHEAGVGPEEAGESPPHPPTQVMVPPAAIGGVGLASLVAPLLVSQAMGLALYILPVLGQHVATQHFPVAEAEAVVLTLLAIYAAGLALPHNTHRVVSTQAPDRGWMALKLVALIYLALQLACITLTNFSLGFLLAASMVPAAAITKPSGPRALYAALLVLTSPAATLLGSLFLWRELQEAPLSLAEGWQLFLAALAQGVLEHHTYGALLFPLLALGLYPCWLLFWNVLFWK, encoded by the exons ATGGGCCTCCTGTCGGACCCGGTGCGCCGGCGCGCCCTCGCCCGTCTCGTGCTGCGCCTCAACGCGCCGCTCTG GGCTCTGCCAGTGGCCTGGCTGGAGCGGACGATGCGGTCAGTGGGGCTGGAGGTCTACACGCAGAGTTTCTCCCGGAAACTGCCCTTTCCAGATGAGACCCACGAGCGCTAT ATGGTGTCGGGCATCAACGTGTATGGCATCCTCCGGGCACCTCGCGCTGCCAGCACGGAGTCCCTGGTGCTCACCGTGCCCTGTGGCCCTGACTCTACCAACAGCCAGGCTGTCGGGTTGATGCTGGCTCTTGCTGCCCACTTCCGGG GGCAGATTTACTGGGCCAAAGACATCATCTTCCTGGTGACAGAACACGACCTCCTGGGCACTGAGGCTTGGCTTGAAGCCTACCACGACGTCAACGTCACTG GTATGCAGTCAACGCCCCTGCAGGGCCGGGCTGGGGCCATCCAGGCAGCTGTGGCCCTGGAGCTGAGCAGCGATGTGGTCACTAGCCTCGACGTGGCCGTGGAGGGGCTCAATGGACAGCTGCCCAACCTGGACCTGCTCAACCTCTTCCAGACCTTCTGCCAGAAAGGGGGGCTGTTGTGCACACTGCAGGGCAAG CTGCAACCCCAGGACTGGACCTCAATAGATGGGCCACTGCAGAGTGTACAAACGCTGCTGCTCATGGTTCTGCAGCAGGCCTCCGGCCGCCCCCACGGTGCCCATGGCCTCTTCCTGCGCTACCGCGTGGAGGCCTTGACCCTCCGTGGCATCAATAGCTTCCGCCAGTATAAGTATGATCTGGTGGCAGTGGGCAA GGCTCTGGAGGGCATGTTCCGCAAGCTCAACCATCTTCTGGAGCGCCTGCACCAGTCCTTCTTCTTCTACCTGCTCCCTGCGCTCTCCCGCTTCGTCTCCATCGGCCTCTACATGCCGGCCGCCGGTTTTTTGCTCCTGGTCCTCGGTCTCAAG GCTCTGGAACTGTGGATGCAGCTGCATGAGGCTGGAGTGGGTCCTGAGGAGGCTGGGGAGAGTCCCCCCCACCCTCCAACACAGGTGATGGTTCCCCCTGCTGCTATTGGG GGCGTGGGGCTGGCCTCGCTTGTGGCACCCTTGCTGGTCTCCCAGGCCATGGGCCTGGCACTCTACATCCTACCAGTGCTGGGTCAACACGTGGCCACCCAGCACTTCCCCGTGGCTGAGGCCGAGGCTGTGGTGCTGACGCTGCTGGCCATCTATGCAGCTGGTCTGGCCCTGCCACACAACACCCACCG GGTGGTGAGCACACAGGCCCCAGACAGGGGCTGGATGGCGCTGAAGCTGGTGGCCCTCATCTACCTGGCACTACAACTGGCCTGCATCACCCTCACCAActtctctctgggcttcctacTGGCCGCCAGCATGGTACCCGCTGCTGCCATTACCAAGCCCTCTGGGCCCCG gGCGCTCTACGCTGCCCTGCTGGTGCTGACGAGCCCAGCAGCTACACTCCTGGGCAGCTTGTTCCTGTGGCGGGAGCTGCAGGAGGCACCACTCTCCCTGGCTGAGGGCTGGCAGCTCTTCCTGGCCGCGCTGGCCCAGGGCGTGCTGGAGCACCACACCTACGGCGCCCTGCTCTTCCCGCTGCTGGCTCTGGGCCTCTACCCCTGCTGGCTGCTCTTCTGGAACGTGCTCTTCTGGAAGTGA
- the LOC102392756 gene encoding basic proline-rich protein has translation MPPVPTPQFQCPGLRRKPRTSWSRTFRGGGAAGPLGLGFLDPLSRKKHLRWGQVREGPLPEGSTLEQEGTGTGRSLRRRPAGAGAGRRGGARGGGDRGQGVRRRAGRVPTWPVGSGSLAVRSAACPRPPPARKRDPPPARPVPALRALRLRQDRADRSRPLPRPRAIPSTAGRGRAGPEGGGRLLADPRGGSPVPARPHPAARPAGTWARRPPGPPPARSSLGVDAPGSFFQAPREKGASCPDDLGVRPSAPRLRGRGSRGATREAGIEGPGSQEFEPWRKPSLPTGAVGRGPSTPPSLADPAALVLM, from the coding sequence ATGCCCCCTGTGCCTACTCCCCAGTTCCAGTGCCCAGGGCTGCGGCGGAAACCCAGGACCTCCTGGAGCAGAACTTTCCGAGGAGGAGGTGCAGCAGGACCCCTGGGGCTGGGGTTTCTGGACCCTTTAAGCAGGAAGAAGCACTTGCGTTGGGGGCAGGTGAGAGAAGGCCCACTGCCCGAAGGCTCGACCTTGGAGCAAGAGGGGACGGGGACCGGGCGGAGCCTGCGCAGACGGCCGGCCGGGGCTGGGGCCGGGAGGCGAGGAGGAGCGCGCGGCGGGGGCGATCGGGGGCAGGGGGTGCGGAGAAGAGCGGGGAGGGTCCCCACCTGGCCTGTCGGCTCCGGGTCGCTCGCCGTCCGTTCGGCAGCCTGCCCGCGCCCGCCCCCAGCCCGGAAGCGGGACCCGCCCCCCGCACGACCGGTCCCGGCGCTCCGGGCTCTCAGGTTGCGTCAGGATCGGGCGGACCGGAGCCGTCCCCTCCCTCGGCCGCGAGCCATCCCGAGTACGGCGGGGCGGGGCCGAGCTGGGCCGGAGGGCGGTGGGCGTCTCCTTGCCGATCCCCGCGGAGGCAGCCCTGTGCCGGCGCGGCCCCACCCCGCGGCCCGGCCCGCGGGCACCTGGGCTCGGCGGCCACCCGGCCCTCCGCCGGCTCGGAGCTCGCTGGGTGTGGACGCCCCGGGAAGCTTCTTCCAGGCGCCTCGGGAGAAGGGAGCAAGCTGCCCAGACGACCTCGGAGTGCGCCCCAGCGCGCCGCGGTTGCGGGGACGGGGGAGTCGGGGAGCGACGCGGGAGGCTGGAATTGAGGGTCCTGGCAGCCAGGAGTTCGAACCCTGGAGAAAGCCTTCACTCCCCACAGGCGCTGTGGGCAGGGGGCCCTCCACACCACCCTCCCTGGCCGACCCTGCGGCACTCGTGCTGATGTAG
- the GPAA1 gene encoding glycosylphosphatidylinositol anchor attachment 1 protein isoform X2, translated as MGLLSDPVRRRALARLVLRLNAPLCVLSYVAGIAWFLALAFPPLTQRTYMSENAMGSTMVEEQFAGGDRARSLARDFAAHRRKSGALPVAWLERTMRSVGLEVYTQSFSRKLPFPDETHERYMVSGINVYGILRAPRAASTESLVLTVPCGPDSTNSQAVGLMLALAAHFRGQIYWAKDIIFLVTEHDLLGTEAWLEAYHDVNVTGMQSTPLQGRAGAIQAAVALELSSDVVTSLDVAVEGLNGQLPNLDLLNLFQTFCQKGGLLCTLQGKLQPQDWTSIDGPLQSVQTLLLMVLQQASGRPHGAHGLFLRYRVEALTLRGINSFRQYKYDLVAVGKALEGMFRKLNHLLERLHQSFFFYLLPALSRFVSIGLYMPAAGFLLLVLGLKALELWMQLHEAGVGPEEAGESPPHPPTQGVGLASLVAPLLVSQAMGLALYILPVLGQHVATQHFPVAEAEAVVLTLLAIYAAGLALPHNTHRVVSTQAPDRGWMALKLVALIYLALQLACITLTNFSLGFLLAASMVPAAAITKPSGPRALYAALLVLTSPAATLLGSLFLWRELQEAPLSLAEGWQLFLAALAQGVLEHHTYGALLFPLLALGLYPCWLLFWNVLFWK; from the exons ATGGGCCTCCTGTCGGACCCGGTGCGCCGGCGCGCCCTCGCCCGTCTCGTGCTGCGCCTCAACGCGCCGCTCTG CGTGCTGAGCTATGTGGCGGGCATCGCTTGGTTCCTGGCGCTGGCTTTCCCGCCGCTGACCCAGCGCACTTACATGTCGGAGAACGCCATGGGCTCCACCATGGTGGAGGAGCAGTTTGCGGGCGGAGACCGTGCCCGGAGCCTTGCCCGGGACTTCGCTGCCCACCGCAGGAAGTCGGG GGCTCTGCCAGTGGCCTGGCTGGAGCGGACGATGCGGTCAGTGGGGCTGGAGGTCTACACGCAGAGTTTCTCCCGGAAACTGCCCTTTCCAGATGAGACCCACGAGCGCTAT ATGGTGTCGGGCATCAACGTGTATGGCATCCTCCGGGCACCTCGCGCTGCCAGCACGGAGTCCCTGGTGCTCACCGTGCCCTGTGGCCCTGACTCTACCAACAGCCAGGCTGTCGGGTTGATGCTGGCTCTTGCTGCCCACTTCCGGG GGCAGATTTACTGGGCCAAAGACATCATCTTCCTGGTGACAGAACACGACCTCCTGGGCACTGAGGCTTGGCTTGAAGCCTACCACGACGTCAACGTCACTG GTATGCAGTCAACGCCCCTGCAGGGCCGGGCTGGGGCCATCCAGGCAGCTGTGGCCCTGGAGCTGAGCAGCGATGTGGTCACTAGCCTCGACGTGGCCGTGGAGGGGCTCAATGGACAGCTGCCCAACCTGGACCTGCTCAACCTCTTCCAGACCTTCTGCCAGAAAGGGGGGCTGTTGTGCACACTGCAGGGCAAG CTGCAACCCCAGGACTGGACCTCAATAGATGGGCCACTGCAGAGTGTACAAACGCTGCTGCTCATGGTTCTGCAGCAGGCCTCCGGCCGCCCCCACGGTGCCCATGGCCTCTTCCTGCGCTACCGCGTGGAGGCCTTGACCCTCCGTGGCATCAATAGCTTCCGCCAGTATAAGTATGATCTGGTGGCAGTGGGCAA GGCTCTGGAGGGCATGTTCCGCAAGCTCAACCATCTTCTGGAGCGCCTGCACCAGTCCTTCTTCTTCTACCTGCTCCCTGCGCTCTCCCGCTTCGTCTCCATCGGCCTCTACATGCCGGCCGCCGGTTTTTTGCTCCTGGTCCTCGGTCTCAAG GCTCTGGAACTGTGGATGCAGCTGCATGAGGCTGGAGTGGGTCCTGAGGAGGCTGGGGAGAGTCCCCCCCACCCTCCAACACAG GGCGTGGGGCTGGCCTCGCTTGTGGCACCCTTGCTGGTCTCCCAGGCCATGGGCCTGGCACTCTACATCCTACCAGTGCTGGGTCAACACGTGGCCACCCAGCACTTCCCCGTGGCTGAGGCCGAGGCTGTGGTGCTGACGCTGCTGGCCATCTATGCAGCTGGTCTGGCCCTGCCACACAACACCCACCG GGTGGTGAGCACACAGGCCCCAGACAGGGGCTGGATGGCGCTGAAGCTGGTGGCCCTCATCTACCTGGCACTACAACTGGCCTGCATCACCCTCACCAActtctctctgggcttcctacTGGCCGCCAGCATGGTACCCGCTGCTGCCATTACCAAGCCCTCTGGGCCCCG gGCGCTCTACGCTGCCCTGCTGGTGCTGACGAGCCCAGCAGCTACACTCCTGGGCAGCTTGTTCCTGTGGCGGGAGCTGCAGGAGGCACCACTCTCCCTGGCTGAGGGCTGGCAGCTCTTCCTGGCCGCGCTGGCCCAGGGCGTGCTGGAGCACCACACCTACGGCGCCCTGCTCTTCCCGCTGCTGGCTCTGGGCCTCTACCCCTGCTGGCTGCTCTTCTGGAACGTGCTCTTCTGGAAGTGA
- the GPAA1 gene encoding glycosylphosphatidylinositol anchor attachment 1 protein isoform X1 encodes MGLLSDPVRRRALARLVLRLNAPLCVLSYVAGIAWFLALAFPPLTQRTYMSENAMGSTMVEEQFAGGDRARSLARDFAAHRRKSGALPVAWLERTMRSVGLEVYTQSFSRKLPFPDETHERYMVSGINVYGILRAPRAASTESLVLTVPCGPDSTNSQAVGLMLALAAHFRGQIYWAKDIIFLVTEHDLLGTEAWLEAYHDVNVTGMQSTPLQGRAGAIQAAVALELSSDVVTSLDVAVEGLNGQLPNLDLLNLFQTFCQKGGLLCTLQGKLQPQDWTSIDGPLQSVQTLLLMVLQQASGRPHGAHGLFLRYRVEALTLRGINSFRQYKYDLVAVGKALEGMFRKLNHLLERLHQSFFFYLLPALSRFVSIGLYMPAAGFLLLVLGLKALELWMQLHEAGVGPEEAGESPPHPPTQVMVPPAAIGGVGLASLVAPLLVSQAMGLALYILPVLGQHVATQHFPVAEAEAVVLTLLAIYAAGLALPHNTHRVVSTQAPDRGWMALKLVALIYLALQLACITLTNFSLGFLLAASMVPAAAITKPSGPRALYAALLVLTSPAATLLGSLFLWRELQEAPLSLAEGWQLFLAALAQGVLEHHTYGALLFPLLALGLYPCWLLFWNVLFWK; translated from the exons ATGGGCCTCCTGTCGGACCCGGTGCGCCGGCGCGCCCTCGCCCGTCTCGTGCTGCGCCTCAACGCGCCGCTCTG CGTGCTGAGCTATGTGGCGGGCATCGCTTGGTTCCTGGCGCTGGCTTTCCCGCCGCTGACCCAGCGCACTTACATGTCGGAGAACGCCATGGGCTCCACCATGGTGGAGGAGCAGTTTGCGGGCGGAGACCGTGCCCGGAGCCTTGCCCGGGACTTCGCTGCCCACCGCAGGAAGTCGGG GGCTCTGCCAGTGGCCTGGCTGGAGCGGACGATGCGGTCAGTGGGGCTGGAGGTCTACACGCAGAGTTTCTCCCGGAAACTGCCCTTTCCAGATGAGACCCACGAGCGCTAT ATGGTGTCGGGCATCAACGTGTATGGCATCCTCCGGGCACCTCGCGCTGCCAGCACGGAGTCCCTGGTGCTCACCGTGCCCTGTGGCCCTGACTCTACCAACAGCCAGGCTGTCGGGTTGATGCTGGCTCTTGCTGCCCACTTCCGGG GGCAGATTTACTGGGCCAAAGACATCATCTTCCTGGTGACAGAACACGACCTCCTGGGCACTGAGGCTTGGCTTGAAGCCTACCACGACGTCAACGTCACTG GTATGCAGTCAACGCCCCTGCAGGGCCGGGCTGGGGCCATCCAGGCAGCTGTGGCCCTGGAGCTGAGCAGCGATGTGGTCACTAGCCTCGACGTGGCCGTGGAGGGGCTCAATGGACAGCTGCCCAACCTGGACCTGCTCAACCTCTTCCAGACCTTCTGCCAGAAAGGGGGGCTGTTGTGCACACTGCAGGGCAAG CTGCAACCCCAGGACTGGACCTCAATAGATGGGCCACTGCAGAGTGTACAAACGCTGCTGCTCATGGTTCTGCAGCAGGCCTCCGGCCGCCCCCACGGTGCCCATGGCCTCTTCCTGCGCTACCGCGTGGAGGCCTTGACCCTCCGTGGCATCAATAGCTTCCGCCAGTATAAGTATGATCTGGTGGCAGTGGGCAA GGCTCTGGAGGGCATGTTCCGCAAGCTCAACCATCTTCTGGAGCGCCTGCACCAGTCCTTCTTCTTCTACCTGCTCCCTGCGCTCTCCCGCTTCGTCTCCATCGGCCTCTACATGCCGGCCGCCGGTTTTTTGCTCCTGGTCCTCGGTCTCAAG GCTCTGGAACTGTGGATGCAGCTGCATGAGGCTGGAGTGGGTCCTGAGGAGGCTGGGGAGAGTCCCCCCCACCCTCCAACACAGGTGATGGTTCCCCCTGCTGCTATTGGG GGCGTGGGGCTGGCCTCGCTTGTGGCACCCTTGCTGGTCTCCCAGGCCATGGGCCTGGCACTCTACATCCTACCAGTGCTGGGTCAACACGTGGCCACCCAGCACTTCCCCGTGGCTGAGGCCGAGGCTGTGGTGCTGACGCTGCTGGCCATCTATGCAGCTGGTCTGGCCCTGCCACACAACACCCACCG GGTGGTGAGCACACAGGCCCCAGACAGGGGCTGGATGGCGCTGAAGCTGGTGGCCCTCATCTACCTGGCACTACAACTGGCCTGCATCACCCTCACCAActtctctctgggcttcctacTGGCCGCCAGCATGGTACCCGCTGCTGCCATTACCAAGCCCTCTGGGCCCCG gGCGCTCTACGCTGCCCTGCTGGTGCTGACGAGCCCAGCAGCTACACTCCTGGGCAGCTTGTTCCTGTGGCGGGAGCTGCAGGAGGCACCACTCTCCCTGGCTGAGGGCTGGCAGCTCTTCCTGGCCGCGCTGGCCCAGGGCGTGCTGGAGCACCACACCTACGGCGCCCTGCTCTTCCCGCTGCTGGCTCTGGGCCTCTACCCCTGCTGGCTGCTCTTCTGGAACGTGCTCTTCTGGAAGTGA